From Yersinia hibernica, a single genomic window includes:
- a CDS encoding PAAR domain-containing protein, giving the protein MKNIIRQGDSLREYGGKVLGGHYQCFGKGIACKGDAALCHRHGMTRIVEGSAISEVDGQPVALHGHRCACGCTLVSSFPDVGIEQ; this is encoded by the coding sequence ATGAAAAATATCATACGACAGGGCGATAGCCTGCGGGAATACGGTGGCAAAGTGTTGGGGGGGCATTACCAGTGCTTTGGTAAAGGTATCGCCTGCAAAGGAGATGCAGCCCTGTGTCATCGCCATGGTATGACCCGCATTGTGGAAGGCAGTGCCATCTCAGAGGTTGACGGGCAGCCTGTCGCGTTACACGGGCACCGCTGCGCCTGTGGCTGCACGCTGGTGAGTTCTTTCCCCGATGTCGGGATAGAGCAATGA
- a CDS encoding T6SS phospholipase effector Tle1-like catalytic domain-containing protein gives MSEISTEKDIAWYPAQFPAQGRLPTQAALVGKNCHQQDSQERAYRQELCLAADRRVEPPCCNTLHISLFFDGTGNNLNNDQYLSDPKHPTNIARLFRATIGTGYAGGAEKEPLDSSDSISKKYFKYYIPGVGTPFPEINDLEYSMTGLAGARFGEDRINWGLLRLIDALMLTMGMKELSNSACLSAIKGMNTSWASLGFGGSHNRYEEFSKQLKQLESKLRTALTPAEPGKPKLLGIKLYVYGFSRGAAEARAFVRWLSELLPKPEAEGLQPEQCLAINDLKIPLSVEFLGLLDTVASVGIAHVAPVAEGHMAWADGTQELPDEATYGGFIKRCVHLISSNEQRLCFPLDSIRHTDGKYPSNSVEVVYPGMHSDLGGGYPPGDQGKANAKHDGFLLSQIALHEMYAAAFAIGAPLKVPEDSLSPALAHDEWRKMSFDVGREFFISKDLINRFNAWREVTLNLPPAPQELTAEQAAQFEPVRASVTLEKAVNNQMGWITAWRINRYAGATLLNTPFYQQINDKDGTALQLKASKDARDAKQADVEKERKKLLAEHRPGDPAPLLPPGVKDFDPDIAKTQLYQAAQEFGHDYRGESRSLTSAWQLVLDKIPQTAIFLINTDDERAEFKRMKADGDAHVKVLFPPQGEASNAEQPSGLLRDLYDEQVHDSRAWFLHATFGSREPWGGYFRDRMVYFGDNCNKELSLLTIAGNVVGVATLVGGVVFSFKQKKLAGKLSGLAGTAGVMALEAKALDLITGEPLPMLPEADLLTAFTQAPGAVASLQKELLGEQQLEQAKTMIASRWAQAESLLTS, from the coding sequence ATGTCCGAAATAAGCACAGAAAAGGATATTGCCTGGTATCCGGCGCAATTTCCGGCGCAAGGGCGGTTACCGACTCAGGCGGCACTGGTGGGAAAAAACTGCCATCAGCAGGACAGTCAGGAACGCGCTTACCGGCAGGAACTGTGTTTGGCCGCAGACCGGCGGGTTGAACCGCCATGCTGTAACACTTTACATATCAGCCTGTTTTTCGACGGCACCGGTAATAACCTTAACAACGATCAGTATTTGTCCGACCCTAAGCACCCAACCAATATTGCCCGGCTGTTCCGTGCCACCATCGGCACCGGTTATGCCGGGGGCGCAGAAAAAGAACCGTTGGATAGCAGCGATAGCATCAGCAAAAAATATTTCAAATACTACATTCCCGGCGTCGGTACCCCGTTCCCCGAGATTAATGACCTTGAATACAGCATGACCGGGCTGGCGGGGGCACGCTTTGGTGAAGACCGGATAAACTGGGGGTTGTTGCGGCTAATTGATGCTCTGATGCTTACTATGGGCATGAAAGAACTGAGTAATAGCGCCTGCTTGTCGGCGATAAAAGGCATGAATACCTCCTGGGCATCCCTGGGATTCGGCGGGTCACATAACCGCTATGAAGAGTTCAGTAAGCAGCTCAAACAGCTTGAATCGAAGCTGCGTACCGCGCTGACGCCGGCCGAGCCGGGCAAGCCGAAACTGCTGGGCATCAAACTCTATGTATATGGTTTTTCCCGCGGCGCCGCCGAGGCACGCGCCTTTGTCCGCTGGCTGAGTGAGTTGTTGCCAAAACCAGAAGCCGAAGGCCTACAGCCGGAACAATGTTTGGCGATAAATGATTTAAAAATCCCACTGAGTGTCGAGTTCCTCGGGCTGCTGGATACGGTGGCCTCGGTGGGTATTGCCCATGTGGCACCGGTTGCCGAAGGGCATATGGCCTGGGCCGACGGTACTCAGGAACTGCCCGATGAGGCCACCTATGGCGGATTTATCAAACGTTGTGTGCATCTGATTTCGTCTAATGAACAGCGGTTATGCTTCCCGCTGGACTCTATCCGCCATACCGACGGCAAATACCCATCCAACAGCGTGGAAGTGGTTTATCCGGGCATGCATTCTGATTTAGGTGGTGGTTATCCTCCCGGCGATCAGGGCAAGGCAAATGCAAAACATGATGGTTTTTTGTTATCGCAGATTGCATTACATGAAATGTATGCTGCTGCATTTGCTATCGGAGCGCCACTTAAAGTACCAGAGGATAGTTTATCTCCAGCGTTGGCACATGATGAATGGCGTAAAATGTCATTTGATGTGGGTAGAGAGTTTTTCATTTCAAAGGATCTCATCAACCGTTTCAACGCCTGGCGTGAAGTTACACTGAATTTGCCGCCAGCCCCACAAGAGTTAACCGCTGAACAGGCCGCACAGTTTGAACCGGTGCGTGCCAGCGTCACGCTTGAAAAAGCGGTGAATAACCAGATGGGGTGGATCACTGCCTGGCGTATTAATCGCTATGCTGGGGCTACTCTGCTTAACACCCCGTTTTATCAGCAAATAAATGATAAAGATGGTACCGCTTTGCAACTCAAAGCTTCCAAAGATGCGCGCGATGCCAAACAGGCGGATGTGGAAAAAGAAAGGAAAAAATTACTGGCTGAACATCGCCCAGGTGACCCAGCCCCACTCCTACCACCGGGGGTGAAGGATTTTGACCCAGATATCGCCAAAACCCAGCTCTATCAGGCCGCTCAGGAATTTGGTCATGACTATCGTGGTGAATCACGCAGCCTGACCAGTGCCTGGCAGTTGGTGCTGGATAAAATCCCACAAACGGCCATTTTCCTGATCAATACCGATGACGAGCGGGCAGAATTCAAACGGATGAAAGCCGATGGCGACGCGCATGTCAAGGTGCTGTTCCCGCCGCAGGGCGAAGCGAGCAATGCCGAGCAACCCAGTGGCTTACTTCGTGACTTATATGACGAGCAAGTTCATGACTCCCGTGCGTGGTTCCTGCACGCCACCTTTGGTAGCCGCGAGCCCTGGGGCGGCTATTTCCGCGACCGAATGGTCTACTTCGGCGACAACTGCAATAAAGAACTGTCACTGCTGACCATTGCGGGCAATGTGGTGGGTGTGGCCACGCTGGTAGGCGGAGTTGTCTTTAGCTTTAAACAGAAAAAACTGGCGGGAAAATTGTCAGGACTGGCAGGTACCGCGGGTGTGATGGCACTGGAAGCCAAAGCGCTGGATTTAATTACCGGAGAGCCACTCCCCATGTTGCCGGAAGCCGATCTGTTGACGGCATTCACGCAGGCACCTGGTGCCGTGGCCAGTCTGCAGAAAGAACTCCTCGGTGAACAACAGCTCGAACAGGCAAAAACAATGATTGCCTCGCGCTGGGCACAGGCGGAGTCATTACTGACGTCGTAG
- a CDS encoding DUF3304 domain-containing protein, which yields MKLNKFSLLAGLFLLSACTQSGAEAQGGGGSIEAINHTHWAINNFSIDGQSGIDAIGPYQGGGGGCCYGVSGAWRPGMTVRVDWESGVGEMDGFPGFADRVKYKAWKKEINAQKRQHSKVVPVPDYTGQKTCGITVHFMPCDEVKVTTSCATYNSPNYPIKEPLKMPEPKVCPK from the coding sequence ATGAAACTCAACAAATTCAGCCTGCTGGCGGGGCTTTTTCTGCTTTCGGCTTGTACCCAATCTGGCGCAGAAGCGCAAGGTGGTGGCGGCAGCATCGAAGCCATCAACCACACTCATTGGGCTATCAATAACTTCAGCATCGATGGCCAGTCGGGTATAGATGCTATCGGCCCTTATCAGGGCGGCGGCGGCGGTTGCTGCTATGGCGTCTCGGGGGCATGGCGCCCGGGGATGACAGTCAGAGTTGATTGGGAGAGTGGTGTCGGTGAAATGGACGGATTTCCAGGGTTTGCTGACAGAGTTAAATATAAAGCCTGGAAAAAAGAAATAAACGCTCAAAAGCGGCAGCATAGCAAAGTGGTACCCGTACCTGATTACACCGGACAAAAAACCTGCGGTATCACGGTACACTTTATGCCTTGTGATGAGGTAAAAGTCACCACTTCCTGTGCCACCTACAACAGCCCTAATTACCCGATAAAAGAACCGTTGAAGATGCCGGAGCCTAAAGTATGTCCGAAATAA